AGACACTGACAAGAATATGGCGACAATGTTCCAAATTCTAAGGAGGCATAAAAGTGCCAAGCTTGAAAACTTAATCCTGAATAGAAGATCCTTTGCACAAACAGTTGAAAATTTGTTTGCCCTATCGTTTCTAATTAAAGATGGGCGGGCTGACATAACTGTTGACGACAAAGGCTGTCATAGGGTTTGTAAGTTCTTACATCCATAGTTGTTTTCTCCTTTCTCTTCTTTTGCTACTTCTTCTTTCATGACTTGAGTAACTAATGCTGATGCAGCACCAAGGAATGCGCCTGCTTCTAATGCAGTCCTTTCAGGGGAGGTTTCTTATAACCACTTCGTCTTTAGATTTGACTTCCAGGATTGGAAGGTAACACAAACCATCTCCTCTCTCAAATTGTTTTGGTGGTCAATATTTTGTATCTGTTGAGATTGCTGTATTAGCACACTGAAATGACTTTCTATCTTCTACTAAAACTTTGTTTCTCACACAAACCTAATGGCCAAGGATTTGGAATAGTTGATGACAAACAACTGTGAAATTTGTATGATTCTGCACTAGTAGGTGTTTGATCAGTTTTTCCATCCGACTCATTTTCATCTGTGATTCATAACAGTTTATTGTTCTAAGCACGGTTTCTACCACTTTACTGCACATTTTTGAATATGTTAGACGATCATTTTAAGGCTGATAATGATCTGAATTTTCATCCTTATATGCAGCTTATGTTAGCTTCTGTTGCTGTTGGAGATGAATTAATGCCTCACAGAAATGAAGCCGATATACCAGCCACTTCTCAACCAGCATCAAGTACCGTAGATAAGGAACAAGCTGTTTCAACAACACCGATAAGGAAGTTATCTCGGAATCGTGGTCTGGTTTTGCAGGAGCAGACTGTAGTTGAAGACTCCCCAGAAAATGACAATTCTGCAAGAGCTGCTGCCATTCGTAAAGGAAAACGAAAGCTCACACAAGACTAAGCTACAGTTTATCCACTTTGAGATGATGCAGGATGTTCCTTAGTTTTTGGTGAAGTATTAGGAATTTGCTAACTTCCTTCTGATCTTCTTCCCACCCCCTCTTTGGCCAATATCTCTTTGGTTAATCTAGGTGCCAAATTTGACATTCGTTGGGGACATGGGAATTCAAATGTTGGGAATCCCTCAAGTTAGTATTATGTTATCTGTAAATTGTTCTCTGTTTGTAGTAAACAAGTAATTGTGACACTGGTGGTAACAATTcagtgtgttttttttttttaaatgacgaCGAATTCCGTAATAGCTTAGCTGAATTTCTTAGAGAAGTTGGTATTGACCCTGTTGTACATTTTTATGGTACACCTGGATAAACCATGGTTTGTGCAGAGGTTGAACATCATTACCAAAAAAGTGTAAAACAACAAGTGACGATATATGTGGAATATCAGGAAAAAAGTAGTATTTCTTTGGGTAATCAGAAAGCAAAGGAATATAGATTCTTTctgattacccaaaaaattaaacaaaaataaactatattCCTATCAATACAACCCCTCATTAGCAGCTGACAGTTGTATTAGTAGTAGTTCTAATAAAATATCGTGTTATTTTCAGATAATGTATTATCTAGTTTGTTATGAAAATAAATGGTAATTTTATATCGAACTTATGAAGTCAAATTATGTTTCATGTTTGTTCTgtcttatttttgaaaaaagtgaaatatgttACCGAAAATATATGGCCAGGCACAATAATAGAAACTTCACGGAAAACTGGTATATGGAAATCTATAGCCAAATGCTAGCTTAATGTAGATAGGTCAGGTAACACACTGCCAATAAATAATGAGGACCGCAGCTAAAACTGAGATTGCGTCGTACAAATTAAGTTACCTTCTGGAAAAAGATAGGATGTCGTCACTAAAAATTGCTATCCGGAATCTATGACAGATAACAAAACAAAGTTTCTCTAGATCACCAAAGCTTCTAGCACTAGCTCTTATTATCTTTTGGGATGTCGAGACCCGTGAAAGCTGGGCTGTCAACTCCAACTCCCATCGCGTTCAGACCATTGTCAACATACACAGTGGCGCCAGTAATTGCTGAAGCCAAAGGAGATGCCAGAAATGCAGCAGTGTTCCCAACCTCCTCTGTTAGATCCAATTACAGGTTTAGATACTCAGAAACAATAGAGCCACAAACAACTTCCATTAATACAACTATCAGAATCAACAGCATTGTCAGTGACTTACCAGCATACAACTCCTTTTGCAAAGGAGCATTCTCCAGTGAGTAATTTATCATCATGTCGATAAAGCCAATAGCTTTTGCTGCACGACTTCCCAGTGGACCTGGAAAAcaattacttgtttaattttcgGCAATGGGATTCCAGATTTATGAGCACCAAGCACATGGGAAGGAAGCCAAAAAAATAGGACTTTTTTGTGCAAGTCGAACACACAAAAGGGTTGAAGAGGTTCTCcaccaaatatatttttatgaagtttagtttGTCATGGAACTGAAGGGATGTACTAACATGGAAAACATACTCTTCCTGTGACGGGAATAAGCTACAAGCTTTGAAAAATGCAGCATTTTTTTGAATTAGTTTGTGCAGCAAACTTTCAGAGTTCAAAGAGCATCAAGTTATGCGAAAAACTGAGTGTTGTGATGCATACCTGCAGATATAGTGTTGACTCTGACTTTGTGCTTTCTTCCAGCTTCAAATGCCAGGACCTTCAACAAAAACGTTAAAATAACTCTTAAGCGATGCTCATAGTTGAAGCTAAAGGAAACGAGATATGGATTATCGAAAATAAAATTAGCAACAAACTTACTTTTGTGTCACTCTCCAAAGCAGCTTTTGCTGAACTCATACCACCTCCATATCTGTAAATTCAAGAAGAATATTAAACATATACTGAGAAATTAAGGAACTTCAACCTAGGCAATTAATGAGAGTCGTACCCAGGGATAATCCTTTCAGAAGCAATGTACGTTAGAGAGATTGTGGCACCGCCTGCAAGGTAAGGACATAGTTGAAAGATTCAGATTTCCTTCTTTCTTGTTAAAACGTTTACAGAAAAGGAGTTGTCTGATGAACAGCACATCATTCACTTATTTTGTATtaccaaaataacaaaaaacaacAGAACATTAACAAGAGTTTACCTGGATTCATTATGGGAAGAAAGTGCTTTAGTAGAGATATGAAGGAATAACTGGAGGCAGATATAGCTGCAAGGTATCCTTTTCTTGATGTCTCCGATAGAGGTTTGCTAACCtacaacaaaaaatttagaagttATTGGCCTGATGAAGATTATACATGacttacaaaaaataatgaaaggaAGAAGGAGAAGTGTACCTCTGGACCATTTGCAAGTGAATGTACAAGGATGTCAATAGTGCCAAAATCTTGTTTTACAGATTCAGCAACTTCctaaaatattagaaattgCAAGGTCACGTAACAAGTTTATCAGCTCTTTTGACATAATGCATTCCCTAACATACAATACTGATTTACTACTTTACGTGCAACATAGATAGTTCAACTACAAAATTGAAGGAGAAAATGATAACCAAACACAAGTTCCAGCATCAATGATGCCtatagcatataattaagtctTTACTGATAACCAAACACAAACACCAGCACTCACCAGTAATGATGCATATACACAATGAAGTCTTCCTAACCACATCTTTTTTGGCCCAATAGTTCTAGGGATCCAGATTCAAgaagattttaaataaaaattctagttCCTTGGTACTATCTGTAGCAcaaacaattaataataatatgaatgtcAACTATAAGCAATGTGCAAAGATATGGTGGAAAAAGGTGAGACGACCAGAAACATCTGGTATATGTTTGAATACTCTGACATGCATGAACCCAAGTTTCCTTAATATGAGCATTAACAATTGCATATGATTGCACGCAGGCACATATCCagttgaaaaatatgataaacaCCAACAAATATGTAGAGCATAATACCGAGACAGTCCACTTTGAGGATCCAGCGTAACGTTTGTTTGTTTTCACCTGCACCATACAAATTTCACCAAGAATGATTAGACTTGAGCAATTTTCCTATAATTTGTTGGAAAGAGTACTGAAAATAGTTTATCTTACATCCTCAGGAACATCTTCTGGACTGTCAAAAACGGCATCCAATGGGTAGACTTTTGCAATTTCCATCAATGAACCATCAGGCAACCTAaaacatcaaattaaattatccCTCTGAAAAGAGTGGGGGGAAAGAGTACATGGAAAGAAAGAACATCATCATTCTTACACTCGTGATTGGTCAAATTTCCCACGGCGCAGACTGGTCTCGAAAATGTTGAGCGCCTAAAATATGAAGCTATTAGAAAAGATAACCTCTTTGACATTGCTATAAGTAATAAATAGTAGTAACTTCAAaaacaaatcatatatatacGTACAGGCACCCATGTACCAACAAGAATTTCAGCCCCTGCAGCAGCAAGAGACTTTGCTATTGCCCATCCATACCCATTGTCATCTGCTATGCCAGCAATAAATGCCCTCTTACCTGCATCAATAAGAAATAGCAATCAATATTGCAAGTATGAACTCTGAATTTCTGCACAAAACTCAACTCAGAGGAGAATCCATAGACACTTCGGAGCAACCTCTCAGATCAATAGGCAACCCTGAAACTGGCACTTGTTCACTAGCTCCAGACATTGCTTTTGTAACCATCCTTTCAAATTTTATAGGAGCCAATTTGAAGCTATGGATTGGCTTCGCGAGCGAGATATGTGATGAACTTCTAAAATCAGtaaaagattttcttttacTTCCAAAATTGAAACTCATAGTGCTCATTTTCGAAACATTCTGCGATGCAGGAATGCATTGTTTGGTTGCTTGTATTTGCAAGCCAGGAGTTGTGTTTGCAGCCATTTCCGACAAAGAAGAATCTGAAGGAATCATAGATGGTCAGTGCAATGAAATATCATTTAACCAAGAGAACATATATTATAACACGTTAACATCAAATCCAAATGTGTAAGTAAGTACATGAAAAGCTTATAATTGTATCTAGCGAGATATTTATTCCATATAACACAAATTTGAACTCAGGGTATaacccccacccaccccaaaaaaatgaAGTTAAGCATTCATCAACAACCTCCATCAAGCACTCAAAAATAAGAATGATCAAGCTCCACCCCAGCTTAAAAATGTGTGCTTGGTGAAAATATTTTCCGGTAAGATATTTATCAAAGATCAATTTTAAATGCAAGGAAGCTGGATAgagttttgatttaaaaaaaattgataataatgtCTTGAGTGTTGTTGGAGAAGGCAatataaagttaaaagttgaaaattttgtAAAGAAAATTAAGTTCCACTAGGAAACTCGATAGCATTCTCTCTCTTTGGTGACAAAGGTTTTGttaatgaaaattttccatCATAACATACACAACCTACAACATCTACCCTCGATCCAAATCATGATGAGGTCGGCTACATGAATTTTCATTACTCATTTAAGCTCAACTTATATCATCATTATACCAGACACAAcctgaaataaataataaatgctAGCAGACAAAAAGCTAAAGACATAGCTCAAGTAGTACAGGAATGATATTACAGATGCATACACTCAAATGCATTCTAATTTCCAGATTTAATCAAAAATACAAGACGGAAACAAAAAAATCCGACAAATAAACTGAGATAACATAGCTCAAGTAGTACAGAAGTGATACTACAGATGCATACACTCAAATGAATTCTAATTTCCAGATTTAATCAATATACTGAACGGAAACAGAAAATTCCAACAAAAAAACTGAGAAATCTTAGCTCAAGCAGTACAGAAGTGATATTACAGATGTATACATTCAAATGCATTCAAATTTTCTCCAGATTTAATCAAAATACTAAACggaaacataaaattcatactaaaaaaacacaaaatcgCGAACTGATAGAGATATGAATTGATCAATGTAGCAAATCTAAACAGCATTTGGATCATaaatatttctgaaaaaaaaaataacgtaCCTCACGTCGATGAAAACGAAGAAACAATgcttaaagaagaaaataaactGATTTAGATTTCTCAAAGTAGAATTAATATAGGTCTCTTTCGATGAAATCGAAGTTGAGGAGCTTTGAAAATGTAGTGAGTGAGAGTGCTAACAGGTGGGACTTTTGGCTCTTCTGTTGAATGGCAATTTTACCCTGTTAAGGGTTGGGCCTATAGCCCAAGTCCATTAGTAGCCCGTCAAAAAAGTTTGCAAACTATTAATAAGGgaatactattttatttcgATTAAATTAGAGTTTTTGGTCAAAAACAACTTTAatctatatttcaaaattaaacaaCATTCTTAAAATATCATTCTTAGCAGAAACATCCTTCAAGTATATAAAAGTTAACAATTTTCATCCTTCTGTTAGATATCGTCGAAAATAAAAGGATCTTATAAAAACATGAGTAATTCACGTGactatcaacaaaaaaatttcttgcATAATTTCATTATCTGCTATAAGTTCctaaaaaagtattaaaaatctTAGACACCATTACTtactgaaacaaaaaaaaatgtttggaaGGTGTGATGATACATGATgtgttgtttttcttatttagtaACGTAAATGAAGCTTAATTATCTTTACCCTTTTCAAAGTCAAATTGTATTTAGATCAATAAATTTTTAGGCCAGTCAGATATTgaagaaatcaaaatattgattatatCTCATATTTGAGTTTCATTCTACATTATTAGAAGCAAAATTCTCCAACAAACACCGCTTCGaacatatttaattaagaaaaaacatattcaaCTAATagttttaatatcaaattacatgaaaactaaatttaaaaaaaagtcaaaattaaaagattttgcaTAACGCTAAACTCAATTACCGAAAAAAAGttcatgataatatttttgatgtatctaagaataataattactGAGGATGCTTAATTTTTTGTGGGATTTGTTAGTTTTctaattaattcaagtaaaAGGATGAAAATTATTCACATTTTAATACTTGAAGGATACTTTCTGCTAAGAATGATACTTTAAAGATGTAGGTTAAATTTTGGGTACAGACTAAGGATTATTTTAGccaaaaattcattaaattgtatacaattttaaattttatacaaatatataaatataatcattgatacatatacataataattatatatatacaattacctaacctatatacatatacatcatTGCACTTTTATACAAACGAGAGGCCTGCCAACAATTTATACAAAGTTGATGCTCCATAGCAATGataaagtttgatatgaaacgcaattatacaaactatagctataatatacaaatatgattttatgtttgttgAACCTAAAATTTACTCgtaaaataattagataaaaatattataaacctacgaatttggaaattgaaacttgagtttttttttttttg
The sequence above is a segment of the Solanum lycopersicum chromosome 10, SLM_r2.1 genome. Coding sequences within it:
- the LOC101252237 gene encoding enoyl-[acyl-carrier-protein] reductase [NADH] 2, chloroplastic is translated as MAANTTPGLQIQATKQCIPASQNVSKMSTMSFNFGSKRKSFTDFRSSSHISLAKPIHSFKLAPIKFERMVTKAMSGASEQVPVSGLPIDLRGKRAFIAGIADDNGYGWAIAKSLAAAGAEILVGTWVPALNIFETSLRRGKFDQSRVLPDGSLMEIAKVYPLDAVFDSPEDVPEDVKTNKRYAGSSKWTVSEVAESVKQDFGTIDILVHSLANGPEVSKPLSETSRKGYLAAISASSYSFISLLKHFLPIMNPGGATISLTYIASERIIPGYGGGMSSAKAALESDTKVLAFEAGRKHKVRVNTISAGPLGSRAAKAIGFIDMMINYSLENAPLQKELYAEEVGNTAAFLASPLASAITGATVYVDNGLNAMGVGVDSPAFTGLDIPKDNKS